CCGGGTCGAGCAGCAGGTCGATGCGCTCGCGCGCGGTGAGCTTGCCCTTGGCGTGCTGGCGCTCGGTGGCGCGCTCGTCGGGCCCGGCGAAGGCCTGGGCTTTGATCTCGGCCAGTTCGGCGGCTCGGTCCAGAACCGGTATGGGCGGGGCTTCGGGAGCCATGGTCATGTGGATCCTCCAGGTCTGAAGGCCGGATCCAGCCACCGTCACCCCGGGCCCTCAAGAGGTCTTGGAGACCTGCTGGACCCCCACCCGGGGCCGGGCGCCGGATCGTTACCGAACCACATCCTCACAGCACTTCCGCAGCCGCCACACGGAGGACCGGCTGGCCCGGCTGGCCCACGGGGGCCTGGACCAGTACGTGATCCTCGGCGCGGGGCTGGACTCCTTCGCCTACCGGTCGGAACTCGCCACCCACGTCGACGTGTTCGAGGTCGACTTGCCCGCGACCCAGGAGTGGAAGCGGGAACTGCTCGTCGCGACGGGGACCGAGGTGCCCTCGTCCGTGGCCTTCGTCCCGTTCGACTTCGAGCGCGAGTCCGCGCACGCGCTGGCCGACCACCTGGTGAAGTCCGGCTTCGACCCGGACCGGCCCGCCCTGGTCAGCTGGCTCGGGGTGACGATGTACCTCACCCGGGAGGCGATCGGACGGACGCCGGCCGTCATCAGCGGCTTCCCGCCCGGCACCGAACTCATCGTGGAGCACCTCCTGCCGGCCGGACTGCGCGACGGGGCGGGGCAGGCGTACGCGGAGGCGGTCATGGCGGCGACGGCCGAGCAGGGCGAGCCCTGGCGGACGTTCCTGAGCATCGAGGAGATGGACGCCCTCCTGCGTGAGCACGGGCTGGACCCGGTCGCGTACGTCCAGCAGCGCGAGGTCATGGACCCGGGAGGGTGGGAACGCACTGACGCGCTCCGCCCGTTCACCCTGTCCGTCCTCGCCCGCGCGAACGTCCCCGCCCGCCGGCGCGGGCGATGACGCCGCCGGCGCTAGTGCTGTGGCCGGAAAGGTTTGCCGGGTCGCGGTGTCCGGTGCCCTGGGGTCTCCCCAGGCCCGAAGGGCCGAGGGGACGCATCGCAAGGCGGAGGGCCGCGACTCGTACTGGACGTACCGTCGTGGTCCGACAACGCCGGGGGCACCTCCCAGCGGTAGCTGGGGGAGAGGTGCCGTGCCGGGCGCCGTGACACGGTGAACCTTTCCGGCCACAGCGCTAGGCTTCCCGGCGGCACCACACAGCACCGGCCCCAGGAGCGCGCACCGTGTTCGACCCCGCACCGCAGCACCCGTACCCCGACGCCCACCGACCGGACGAGGCGCCCGCGCCGCACCCGCTGCTGGGGCCGGTGCTCGGGTTGCTGGGGACCTGGCGGGGGCGGGGGCGCGGCGGATACCCGACCCTCGCCGGGGAGTTCACCTATGCGCAGGAGGTCACCTTCAGCCATGACGGCCGGCCCTTCCTGCACTACGAGACCCGGGCCTGGCTGCTCGACGCCGACGACGCGCCGCTGCGCCCGTCCGCCCGGGAGAGCGGCTGGTGGCGGCTCCAGCCCGACGGCCGGGTGGAGGCGCTGATCACGCAGCCCACCGGCATCGCGGAGATCCTGGTCGGCCGGGCGGACGGCACGTCTGTCGACCTCGCCACCCACGAGGTGGCCCTCGCGCCCACGGCCAAGGAGGTCAGCGCCACGCACCGGCGCTACACCCTGACCGACGACGGCGCGCTCACCTTCGTCCACGACCTGGAGGCGGTCGGCCAGCCGCTCCAGCACCACCTCTCGGCACGGCTGGAGCGCCGAGAGGAGGGTTAGGAACGGGTCAGGAGCGGGGCATCGGTCAGGCGCAGACGATGGTGATCGAGAACGGCCGGTCGCTGTCGACCGCGGCGCTGCCACCGGCGGACGGGGTCGCGGTGCGGATGAAGAGCGTGTTGCCGTTCACCTGGCCGACCAGGATGGACGAGCTGCCCGGGCCGGGGTCGGAGCCCCCGTTGGTGTTGATCGTGCCGAGGAGTGCGCACCTGTCGAGGCCGGCACTGGTGCTGATGTTGTAGCGGCCGATGCCGAACTTGTTGATCCCGGTGATGCCCTGCCCGCCGAGGATCTGCCCGTTCGCGCTGACCTTGGCCCATGCCGTGGTGGTCACCGCGGCATGGGACGCCTCCCGCGTCCCGGCCGAGGCGGTCGACGCGGTCGATACGGTCGACGCGGCGACCGAGCCGCCGATCGCGAGCGCCAGCACCGCTGCCCCGAGGGCCAGCTTCTTCGTTCCGTTCATGGTTCTCTCCCCTGCCGAAGACGAAAAGTCCGTGCAACGGGGAGGACTCTCCATGGCCCCGACCTGCAACAGAAGGCCTTGCGGCGGCAGTCACTCCAAATGATCACGGCGTCCGATGTGTGGACGTTCACTCGAAGGGTCAAGATCGCCAGCCACCCATTGACGAGTCCGCATCATCGCGGGCGGTACGGGTAGGCCGTACCGAATCGGCCGCCGTACGGCGAAGGCGTACGGAGAAGGCTCGCGGCGAGGCGTACGGCGTCAGCCCGCGACCAGTGTCAGGTGGCCGCGGCGGGCCGGGGCGCGGGTGGGGGTGGCCGGGCCGGAGGCCGCCGGGGCGAGCAACCGGACCGGGGCGTTCTGCTCGTCCCGTGCCCGCAGCTCCTCCCGGAGTTCCGCGAGCACGTCCTGGAGGGCTTCGTCGAAGCGGGCGATGTCCTCGGGGGTGTTGTCGTAGTGGACGGAAGCCCGCAACGCCGTCGTGACGCCCCGCGCCGGAAGATGGAGCGGCGTCTCCTGCCCCACCGTCTTCCACACGACGACCCCGCGCCGCGCCAGGCCCCGCCGGATCAGCGCGGCGGGCAGGTCGGCGTGCCGGAAGGCGAGGATCCCGGACTGCTCCCGCTCCGGGGCGCCCGGGGCGTCCGGGCCCGCCGGGGCGTCCGGGGTGAGCAGTTCGATGCCCGGGGTGCGCTCCAGGACCGCGCGCAGCTCGGTCTGCAGGTCGCGGCGCGGGAGGAGTTCGGCCGCCGCGTGGTGGGCGAGGGCTTCGTTCAGCGCGGCGACGGCCGCCGGGTGGGGCTGCGGGTGCGCGTGGCCGGTGAGCGCCGACCTCAGCGCGGGGGCGACGTACGCGAAGCCGATGGAGTCGGGGCCGCGCAGGAACCGCCAGCCGTCGGCGGTGAGCAGGTCGCAGCCGATGGCGGTGGCGTCGACGGGCAGCCGTCCGACGGAGTGCGAGGCGTCGACGGCGTACACGGCGCGGTGACCGGCCAGCAGCCGTCCGACGGCCTCGACCGGGCTGACCGTGCCGAGGGTCGCGGCGACGTGGGTGACGGAGACGAGGGCCACGTCCTCGTCGAGGTGGGCGCCCATCCACTCCAGGTCGAGGCCGCCGTCCGCGCGCAGCGGGACGACCTCCAGCGTGCAGTGCGTACGGTCGCGCAGGGCGTACAGGGTGGTCAGCCGGGCCACGCCCTCGTACGGGGTGGTCCAGATCCGGTGGCCCGGGCCGAGGGCGGGGGCGAGGCCCGCGACGCAGGAGTCGAAGGCGGCGGCCGCGCCGGTGAACAGGGCGGTGTCGGCGGCCGGGACGCCGAGGAGTCCGCCGAGGCGGGCGTAGACCTCGGTGTGCAGGACGGCGCCGAGGCGCTCCTCCAGGTCGTAGGGGCCGTAGAGGTCGTCGCGGGCGGTGGCGTCGGCGAGTACGGCGCGCACGGCGGCCGGCATCCGGCCGCTGCCCGCCGTGTCGAGGTGAGCCGTGTTCATTTCAGGGGCCTCCCCCCACAGTTGGGGTGTACCAAGTCTTGCCAACTAGCTTGGCAATATGTTGCCCACCACTGGGCCAGCTTGGCAATCCTTGGCAACACCCGCTCCGGCGGGACTCTAGGCAGTGGGCCTTGGCAATCCCCCGCCCACCCGGGCAACCCCCTCTTGGCAATACTTGGCAACATTCGCCGCCACCCTTGCCGGATCTCCATCTATGCAGGTCAAAGGGGTGTGCTCAGGCAACCCGACCGGCCAGCGGTGGCACAGACAACGCCTTTTCGGGGGTTCTCCACTCCTTCTCCAGTGGATTCCGAGCAGATTTCCAGTGGGTGTTGCCAATCTTCTTGGCAGAGAGGTTGCCAAGCCGGATCAAACAATTGCCACGGAGGACACCATGAAGAACATCGCCCGCCTCATCGCCACCGCCACCCTCGTCGGAGCCGCTGTCCTCACCGCCGGCGGAGTCGCCAACGCCGACGGCGGAACCGACATCGGCTGGCCGGTCGCCCCGCCCACCGCCCCGGCGCCGACCCCGACCCCCAACATCGGCTGGCCGTAACCTCCACGGCGGCTCTAGCCGGATGCGGCACGGTGCTGCGAAGAGCACCCGCACCGCCGCCCCGGAAGGAAGTCCCCGATGGCCCACGCACCGTGGAACGCGAAGTTCGAGACCGTCCTGCGCCAGGGCCTGCCCGGGCTCGGCAAGGACAAGCAGCCCGCGGCCGACGTCCCGATGGACGCGTACGGGCTGGACTCGATGGCCCTCATCGGCATCGTCAGCGGCCTGGAGCGGGCGTTCGGCACCAGCCTCGCCGGACAGGTCGTCATCCCCGTGCACTCCCTCACGGCCGGTCAGCTGTGGGGCATACTCTCCGCCGCGCTGCAGCCCTCCTGGGACCAGCAGCGCCCCGTCGCCACAGGCCACCGCACCCGGGACCTCGCTCCCTGGGCCGTCGCCTGACCCGACCAACCACCGCGAAGCCCCCGCCGGTCATCCGACCACGACGGGGGCTTCGGTCATGCGCGATGCCTCAGGCACACACCGCCGGTACGCCCTCCCAGGCGAAGCCGTCCGGGTCGGTGAAGGACGCGGCATCGGTGCCCAGCGCGAGCCGGTGCGATCCGGTGCCGTCGATGGGGACGCCGAGGTCTTTGGCGAGGGCCCGGCGCCCGTACAGAGCCAGTTTCACGGGCCCGGCCCCCGCCGCGAACTCGACGTACTTGCTGCCGAAGCCCTTCGCCACGGCGAGGCCGCGGCCGACGTAGAACTTCTTGCTCGCGGTCACGTCCGCGGTTCCCAGCAGGAGCACGATCTGGTCGATGTCCCTGGTGGCCGGGCCGGTGTCCTTCTTCTCCGACGTCGCGACCTTCAGGATCGTGCCGTCCGGGGCCCGTACGACGCCGCCGTGGCCCCAGAACGACTTCGAGGCGGGCTTCAGCGCTGTGGCACCGGCGTCGAGGGCGGCGTCGATGAAGCCCTTGACGGTGGCCGGCCGGGACACCGTGAGCGCCACCGCGAACCCGCGGAAGCCGGTCGTCGGTTCCTCCGAGGCCCGCAGACGGATCCGGTCGCCCAGACCGAAGGCGGTGTAGAAGCGCTGGGCGGCGGAGAGGTCGGCCACCTCAAGGGTGACGGATGCGAGGGAAGTCATGGTCTTCACGCTAGGTGCGGCGCGGTCGCCGGTGCTTCTCGATTCCTGACCGGTCTGGTCACCTGCTTCTCCACGCAGGACGGCATGCCCGCCGCCGCGTCCGCCGCTTGCCGCCGGTAGACGCTGGGCGGTACGCCGACCAGCTCGGTGAAGCGGGTGCTGAAGGTGCCCAGCGATGAGCAGCCGACCGCGAAACAGACCTCGGTGACGCTGAGGTCGCCACGGCGCAGCAGCGCCATCGCGCGCTCGATGCGCCGCGTCATCAGGTAGGAGTACGGGGACTCGCCGTAGGCCAGCCGGAACTGGCGGCTGAGGTGCCCGGCCGACATGTTCGCGCCGCGGGCGAGTGCCTCGACGTCCAGCGGCTGCTGGTACTCCCGGTCGATCCGGTCGCGCACGCGACGCAGCCGCGCCAGGTCGGCCAGGCGCTGTGCCGCCATGAGTGCGCTCATCCACGCAGGATGGCACATGGGAGAACTCCTTCCGTCGAAGCCGAATCGATCGCCGAACGGCTCAGCGGAGCTCTTGGATGCGGATCAGGTTGCCCGCGGGATCGCGGAAGGCGCAGTCGCGGACGCCGTACGGCTGCTCGGTCGGTTCCTGGACCACCTCGGTGTCGCCGGCCTGCACCTTCTCGAAGGTGGCGTCGAGGTCCGGGGTGGCCAGCAGGATCCAGCCGTAGGTGCCCTTGGCCATCATCTCGGCGATGGTGCGGCGCTCCTCCTCGGTGACCCCGGGGTCCGCGCCCGGCGGCGCCAGCAGGATGGACGTACCCGGCTGGCCGACGGGACCGACCGTGATCCAGCGCATCTTGCCCTGCCCGACGTCGCTGCGGACCTCGAAGCCGAGGGTGTCGCGGTAGAACGCCACGGCGGCGTCCGGATCGTCGTGCGGGAGGGAGGTGGTGTGAATGGTGATGTCCATGCCGTCACGGTAACCGCGGCCCGGCGACCGGCACTTCTCGATTCCTGACCGGTCCGGCCGCCCATTCCGTCCGCCGGGCCGAGCAGGCCCTTGCGCGGGCGCAGGCGCACCTCCATCGCACGGTGGGCCGGATCGGCTCCGCCGACCGCTACGGACAGAAAGCCGCGGCAGGCCGCCGCGTCGGCTGGTCCCGCCGGCACGTCACCGCCCTTGCCAACGCCTACCGTGCGGGCGAGCTTGACCAGGAGGAGAGGACCGAGGCCGCATGAGCACCGCACCCCAGCCGTCCGCTGTCCCACAGCCCCCCGCCCAGCCCGAGGCGATCCGCGCCGTCCTCGCCCAGGTGGCCCCGCAACTGCTCGCCGACTTCGACCGCGACCGCGCGGCCAGCACCGCCCGCGCGCGCCGGGGTCTCCGCCATTCCCCTCCGCGCCTTCGGTGGGCGGGGCGCCGGGAGGGACCGGGCAGTTCAGGGTGTCCGCAGCGCCGAGTAGATCAGCTGGTCGTGCCAGGTCCCCGCGCGCCACTGGGCCCGGCGGATGCGGCCCTCCAGTGCGAAACCGGCCTTCTCTACGGACCGTTGTTCGGCGATGTTGTCCGCGTCGGTGCACACCTGGACGCGTTCCGCGCGGGTGTGCTCGAAGAGGTACTCCACCAGCTGGCGCTGCGCCCGGGTGCCGATGCCCCGGCCGCGGTGCGCGGTGAAGAGGCCGATCGCGATCTCCCAGCAGGACGAGGTGTCCGCCCGGCCCCATGCGCGCCGGAACCATTCGACCCGCCCGACGAGGGTGTCGCCGACCGTGACGGACAGCATGTTCTCGTCCCCGCCCAGCAGCCCCCGTTCCGCGAGCACCTGCCGTGCGCGCAGGGCCGGGGTGTGACCGAACCACTGGTAGGGGCCCGGCCCGTGGGGGCCGGCGAACTCCGCCTCGAACCGGTCCAGGTCCGCCGCCGTCACCGGCCGCAGCACCACCACAGCGTGCTCTTCTGACAACCCGTCTTCTGCCATCGGGAGATCGTACAAGATCGCCAATCCACCCCCATTGGCCTGCGGTTCCACCGAACTTCATGCGTTCTTGGACAGAGGCTCAGGATCCGCTTGCCAACATCAAGGCAAGGTTTTGCCAAGCCCCAGTCCGGTGCCGCCAGTCCGGTCGCCGCCAGCCCGGTCGCCGCTGTCGAAGGAGCTACAGCCTTGATGTCACTCTCCGGCCTCATCGAACAGCACGTACTCGCGCGGCCCGAGGCGACCGCCGTCACCCACCCCGCCGGTGGGGGCGATGAAGTCTCGCTCTCCTACCGGGAGTTGAGCCTCGCCGCCAACCGGCTCGCCGCCCACCTCGGCGCGCACGGCG
The window above is part of the Streptomyces sp. NBC_00536 genome. Proteins encoded here:
- a CDS encoding class I SAM-dependent methyltransferase translates to METCWTPTRGRAPDRYRTTSSQHFRSRHTEDRLARLAHGGLDQYVILGAGLDSFAYRSELATHVDVFEVDLPATQEWKRELLVATGTEVPSSVAFVPFDFERESAHALADHLVKSGFDPDRPALVSWLGVTMYLTREAIGRTPAVISGFPPGTELIVEHLLPAGLRDGAGQAYAEAVMAATAEQGEPWRTFLSIEEMDALLREHGLDPVAYVQQREVMDPGGWERTDALRPFTLSVLARANVPARRRGR
- a CDS encoding FABP family protein, whose amino-acid sequence is MFDPAPQHPYPDAHRPDEAPAPHPLLGPVLGLLGTWRGRGRGGYPTLAGEFTYAQEVTFSHDGRPFLHYETRAWLLDADDAPLRPSARESGWWRLQPDGRVEALITQPTGIAEILVGRADGTSVDLATHEVALAPTAKEVSATHRRYTLTDDGALTFVHDLEAVGQPLQHHLSARLERREEG
- a CDS encoding aminotransferase class V-fold PLP-dependent enzyme is translated as MNTAHLDTAGSGRMPAAVRAVLADATARDDLYGPYDLEERLGAVLHTEVYARLGGLLGVPAADTALFTGAAAAFDSCVAGLAPALGPGHRIWTTPYEGVARLTTLYALRDRTHCTLEVVPLRADGGLDLEWMGAHLDEDVALVSVTHVAATLGTVSPVEAVGRLLAGHRAVYAVDASHSVGRLPVDATAIGCDLLTADGWRFLRGPDSIGFAYVAPALRSALTGHAHPQPHPAAVAALNEALAHHAAAELLPRRDLQTELRAVLERTPGIELLTPDAPAGPDAPGAPEREQSGILAFRHADLPAALIRRGLARRGVVVWKTVGQETPLHLPARGVTTALRASVHYDNTPEDIARFDEALQDVLAELREELRARDEQNAPVRLLAPAASGPATPTRAPARRGHLTLVAG
- a CDS encoding acyl carrier protein, giving the protein MAHAPWNAKFETVLRQGLPGLGKDKQPAADVPMDAYGLDSMALIGIVSGLERAFGTSLAGQVVIPVHSLTAGQLWGILSAALQPSWDQQRPVATGHRTRDLAPWAVA
- a CDS encoding glyoxalase, giving the protein MTSLASVTLEVADLSAAQRFYTAFGLGDRIRLRASEEPTTGFRGFAVALTVSRPATVKGFIDAALDAGATALKPASKSFWGHGGVVRAPDGTILKVATSEKKDTGPATRDIDQIVLLLGTADVTASKKFYVGRGLAVAKGFGSKYVEFAAGAGPVKLALYGRRALAKDLGVPIDGTGSHRLALGTDAASFTDPDGFAWEGVPAVCA
- a CDS encoding helix-turn-helix transcriptional regulator, with product MCHPAWMSALMAAQRLADLARLRRVRDRIDREYQQPLDVEALARGANMSAGHLSRQFRLAYGESPYSYLMTRRIERAMALLRRGDLSVTEVCFAVGCSSLGTFSTRFTELVGVPPSVYRRQAADAAAGMPSCVEKQVTRPVRNREAPATAPHLA
- a CDS encoding VOC family protein, which produces MDITIHTTSLPHDDPDAAVAFYRDTLGFEVRSDVGQGKMRWITVGPVGQPGTSILLAPPGADPGVTEEERRTIAEMMAKGTYGWILLATPDLDATFEKVQAGDTEVVQEPTEQPYGVRDCAFRDPAGNLIRIQELR
- a CDS encoding GNAT family N-acetyltransferase, translating into MAEDGLSEEHAVVVLRPVTAADLDRFEAEFAGPHGPGPYQWFGHTPALRARQVLAERGLLGGDENMLSVTVGDTLVGRVEWFRRAWGRADTSSCWEIAIGLFTAHRGRGIGTRAQRQLVEYLFEHTRAERVQVCTDADNIAEQRSVEKAGFALEGRIRRAQWRAGTWHDQLIYSALRTP